The sequence GCCGCTCATGTGTGCATCTAAAGTTACTTGATGATAACCACTCTTCTTTAAAGTCCCTTCCAGCGTCACACCCTCCAAACTCAGTTCAATGGGTTTTGCTGTAGAACCTACTTTGTCAAAAGCTATCTTCACAGTATAGGCTTAGTGAATTTCTCTCTGTGCAAAAAAGAAGTTAATTTCATTGATTGCATTTTCAATAGAGTCACTTCCGTGTACTGCATTTGCATCAATACTTTCAGCAAAATCTGCTCTGATCGTACCAGGCTCAGCTTCAGCAGGGTTCGTAGCACCCATAAGCTCTCTGTTTTTAGCCATTGCATTGTCACCTTCAAGTACTGTTACAACCACAGGTCCTGAAATCATA is a genomic window of Sulfurovum sp. XGS-02 containing:
- the ndk gene encoding nucleoside-diphosphate kinase — encoded protein: MEQTLSIIKPDAVAKNVVGQILARFEAAGLRIAATKKTRLSRVDAEAFYAIHAERPFFKDLVDFMISGPVVVTVLEGDNAMAKNRELMGATNPAEAEPGTIRADFAESIDANAVHGSDSIENAINEINFFFAQREIH